Proteins from a single region of Chitinibacter bivalviorum:
- a CDS encoding SelT/SelW/SelH family protein translates to MISEKPRITIHYCTQCNWMLRSAWLAQELLSTFAFEIGEVALQPGTGGIFLIHCDEHLIWDRKTDGGFPEAKVLKQRVRDHIAPDKPLGHSDTSAQ, encoded by the coding sequence TTGATTTCGGAAAAGCCACGCATCACCATACATTACTGCACCCAGTGCAACTGGATGCTCCGCAGCGCATGGCTGGCGCAGGAACTATTAAGCACCTTTGCATTCGAAATAGGCGAAGTCGCTTTGCAACCAGGAACTGGTGGCATTTTCCTGATTCATTGCGATGAGCATTTGATCTGGGATCGAAAAACCGATGGTGGTTTTCCTGAAGCCAAAGTACTCAAACAGCGTGTGCGTGATCACATTGCCCCCGACAAACC
- a CDS encoding HAD family hydrolase → MQAIIVFDFGGVLFDWNPDYLYQKLIPDPSERAWFLQHVCNGTWNIEQDRGRSLTDGTAAKIAEFPEYAELIEAFYARWTEMLPGLLPEGMALFEALESAGYPIFGLTNWSNETFPYAWEHYPFLQRITDIVVSGQEQIIKPDPAIYHLMYQRILQHHPAAKPEDLIFIDDSAINAQGACNVGWYGIHHTSAAATAQQLRDKGLKF, encoded by the coding sequence ATGCAAGCAATCATTGTCTTCGATTTTGGCGGCGTTCTGTTTGACTGGAATCCCGATTATCTCTACCAAAAGCTCATTCCAGACCCAAGCGAGCGCGCATGGTTTTTACAGCATGTCTGTAATGGCACATGGAATATCGAGCAAGATCGTGGACGCTCGCTGACAGATGGAACGGCTGCCAAGATTGCAGAGTTTCCCGAGTATGCCGAGCTGATCGAAGCATTTTATGCGCGCTGGACTGAAATGCTGCCCGGCTTACTACCTGAAGGGATGGCCTTGTTCGAGGCCTTAGAGTCAGCGGGATACCCCATTTTTGGCCTCACCAATTGGTCAAACGAAACTTTCCCTTATGCATGGGAGCATTATCCTTTCTTGCAACGCATCACCGACATCGTAGTATCTGGCCAGGAACAAATCATTAAGCCTGATCCAGCCATATACCACCTCATGTATCAGCGCATCTTGCAACACCATCCCGCAGCGAAACCGGAAGATTTGATTTTCATCGATGACTCAGCAATCAATGCCCAAGGGGCGTGTAATGTGGGCTGGTACGGTATTCATCACACCAGCGCCGCCGCAACAGCCCAGCAACTGCGTGATAAAGGATTGAAATTTTGA